The genomic stretch AAGAAGACATTGAGTCACTCAAAGTGGTCTTTGCGGGTAGTTGCATGACAAGGACATCCAGGCCTTTGCATGCCAATGGCCACATCGGATCTGCGTCACCGAGGCGCGAGTACGAAGAAAAGATACGACTCTTCAGACACGAAAAGGATCTGGTTAAATGCTGTGCTCTGAAACCTAAGAAGTACTCATGGACCTTTGGATTTGTGTTTCCCAAAAACACTGAACCACGATACAAAGGGACAGGCCATGGTAGCAACTATCTGAAGGAGCCACATCCACTACCACCGAGTTTCCAATTAAAGACGAGCTTTCCAGGTGGTACGGCTCAGATATCATACTTTGTCCAAGCGAAGCTCGTTCTCAGTGCGTCCAGGGAAGTTAGAAGATGTAAACAGATGTTGCGACACCTACCGATCCCACCAACGGAACTACAACAGCAGGCCAAAGTCACGGCCTCTGTGCTCTATGGACAAGCGTGGAAGCCGATACGAGAAAAAGAAAAGTCCCGGGTCAAAAAGGTACTGTCGGGTGTTTCCATGAACTCGACTCCTCGCATCACGCCAACTTTGTTTCACCCACAACAAGTCGCACCGGGACAGCACATACCGTTATCACTCAGTCTACTCAACGCACGCGATCCTGCCAACCATGCGGAACGGCAATGTACAATCGACTCCTTGACAGTAACTATTTCAACATACTCGACCACCAGGTGCGGCAGCAACTTATCGGACCCCCAAGACATCGTTTCCAAGCACGTTACTTGTATATCGCGAAAAGACATGAAAAAAGCGATCCCTTTCAACCGTAAAACGACACTGACATCGGATTTCCGCCTCATTGACAACATGGAGTGTGTGCCTACGTTCAAGACGTACACCGTTACCAGGCGCTATGAACTGGGCGTCGCAATCGGTATCAAATACAACGATCAGAACTTTACTATTCATTCAAGTATACCACTGGAGATCCTACCCCGCTTGTCAAGCGATCTACTGCCGCCACTGCCACTGGATAGAGAGGACGTGGAGTCTCTACCGCAGTACACGCCACGAGAGCCGTCCCGGGAATTTGCGCCAGATTA from Pyrenophora tritici-repentis strain M4 chromosome 1, whole genome shotgun sequence encodes the following:
- a CDS encoding Arrestin-N domain containing protein yields the protein MTAPALRVIVDGDSNKVYKRGDQVTGRITLILEKQEDIESLKVVFAGSCMTRTSRPLHANGHIGSASPRREYEEKIRLFRHEKDLVKCCALKPKKYSWTFGFVFPKNTEPRYKGTGHGSNYLKEPHPLPPSFQLKTSFPGGTAQISYFVQAKLVLSASREVRRCKQMLRHLPIPPTELQQQAKVTASVLYGQAWKPIREKEKSRVKKVLSGVSMNSTPRITPTLFHPQQVAPGQHIPLSLSLLNARDPANHAERQCTIDSLTVTISTYSTTRCGSNLSDPQDIVSKHVTCISRKDMKKAIPFNRKTTLTSDFRLIDNMECVPTFKTYTVTRRYELGVAIGIKYNDQNFTIHSSIPLEILPRLSSDLLPPLPLDREDVESLPQYTPREPSREFAPDYEQICALSRSSSSANSLSQLASGGSSLFSAGSAPSTAPSTPMREIEAPVYERVAV